In one Haloplanus salinus genomic region, the following are encoded:
- a CDS encoding transcription elongation factor Spt5, translating to MGIFAVKTTASQERTVADMLASREEDEIHAILAPDSLTSYVMVEADNSAVLERVMDEIPHARSIVPGTSSLTEVEHFLSPTPDVEGIAEGDIVELIAGPFKGEKARVQRIDEGKDQVTVELYEATVPIPVTVRGDQIRVLDSDER from the coding sequence ATGGGTATCTTCGCCGTGAAGACGACTGCCAGTCAAGAACGCACCGTCGCGGACATGCTCGCCAGCCGCGAGGAGGACGAAATCCACGCCATCCTCGCACCGGACTCGCTCACGAGCTACGTGATGGTCGAGGCGGACAACAGCGCCGTCCTCGAGCGCGTGATGGACGAGATTCCACACGCCCGTTCCATCGTCCCCGGTACCTCCTCGCTGACCGAGGTGGAACACTTCCTATCGCCGACGCCGGACGTGGAAGGCATCGCCGAGGGTGACATCGTCGAACTCATCGCCGGCCCGTTCAAAGGCGAGAAGGCCCGCGTCCAGCGCATCGACGAGGGCAAAGACCAGGTGACGGTCGAACTGTACGAGGCGACGGTCCCGATTCCGGTGACGGTTCGCGGCGACCAGATCCGAGTGCTCGACAGCGACGAGCGATAG
- a CDS encoding sodium:calcium antiporter, with the protein MIPFGLVGWVVVAVVSTGVIWVGSDRLERAAAKLSRYYGLPVAVHGAVVVAVGSSFPELSSVVISTLLHGEFSLGVGAIVGSAIFNLLVIPAASALASEELEATRDVVHKDAQFYIISVLVLFITFALGATYVPGGTNEAAILTPTLALLPLLTYGVYVFLQYQDTRDHVATPVDGVDPLREWGLLAVALVLITIGVEGVVSAALAFGDAFDTPPFLWGLTVIAAATSLPDTIVSVRAAADDDDVTSLTNVLGSNTFNLLVAIPVGVILSGSATIDFLVAIPMMGFLAFATLVFIVATRTHLELTNREAYALLGLYGLFLLWMVLETAGVVDGVRGI; encoded by the coding sequence GTGATTCCGTTCGGCCTCGTGGGCTGGGTCGTCGTCGCCGTCGTCTCGACGGGCGTCATCTGGGTCGGCAGCGACCGACTGGAACGTGCCGCCGCCAAGCTCAGCCGGTACTACGGCCTCCCGGTGGCGGTCCACGGCGCCGTCGTCGTCGCCGTCGGCTCCAGTTTCCCCGAACTCAGCTCCGTCGTCATCAGCACGCTTCTCCACGGCGAGTTCTCGCTGGGTGTCGGCGCCATCGTCGGGAGCGCCATCTTCAACCTGCTGGTGATCCCGGCGGCCTCCGCGCTCGCCAGCGAGGAACTCGAAGCCACCCGCGACGTGGTGCACAAGGACGCCCAGTTCTACATCATCAGCGTCCTCGTCCTCTTCATCACGTTCGCCCTCGGCGCGACGTACGTCCCCGGGGGGACGAACGAGGCGGCGATACTCACGCCGACGCTCGCGCTCCTCCCGCTTCTCACCTACGGCGTCTACGTCTTCCTCCAGTATCAGGACACCCGCGACCACGTCGCCACGCCCGTCGACGGCGTCGATCCGCTCCGGGAATGGGGGCTGCTCGCCGTCGCCCTCGTCCTCATCACTATCGGCGTCGAGGGCGTCGTCAGCGCCGCTCTCGCCTTCGGCGACGCCTTCGATACGCCCCCGTTCCTCTGGGGGCTGACCGTCATCGCCGCCGCCACGAGTCTGCCGGACACCATCGTCAGCGTCCGCGCCGCCGCGGACGACGACGACGTGACCAGCCTCACGAACGTCCTCGGGAGCAACACGTTCAACCTCCTCGTGGCCATCCCCGTCGGCGTCATCCTCTCCGGGTCGGCGACCATCGACTTTCTCGTCGCCATCCCGATGATGGGGTTTCTCGCCTTTGCGACGCTCGTGTTCATCGTCGCCACGCGGACACATCTCGAACTCACGAACCGCGAGGCGTACGCGCTGCTGGGTCTGTACGGGCTGTTCCTGCTCTGGATGGTGCTCGAAACGGCGGGGGTCGTCGACGGGGTTCGGGGCATCTGA
- a CDS encoding D-2-hydroxyacid dehydrogenase, with translation MTDPDIAVLRQKVHGMAPSSYGSTLRDRLPDYEVAVATTPAEERDLIERARVVTGIHFETAWLDRAANLDLFACAYAGTGHLDADAFADAGVAVTNAAGVHGPNISEYVIGALVAHERQFRRAWEQQERSHWEAYPVRELQGSTAAVVGLGAIGEALAEKLDAFGVETVGVRYTPEKDGPTDEVVGFDDVHDALARADYVLLACPLTDTTRGLIDDEALASMRADGLLVNVARGPVVDTDALVTALRDADIRGATLDVTDPEPLPTDHPLWSFENVRITPHNAGNTPKYYDRLADILATNLRRMDETGAATGLENQVV, from the coding sequence ATGACCGATCCGGACATCGCCGTACTGCGCCAGAAGGTCCACGGCATGGCACCGTCGTCGTACGGATCGACGCTCCGTGACCGACTCCCCGACTACGAGGTGGCCGTCGCGACCACGCCCGCCGAGGAGCGCGACCTGATCGAGCGCGCCCGCGTGGTGACCGGCATCCACTTCGAGACGGCGTGGCTCGACCGCGCCGCGAACCTCGACCTCTTCGCCTGCGCCTACGCGGGCACCGGCCACCTCGACGCCGACGCGTTCGCGGACGCGGGCGTCGCCGTCACCAACGCCGCGGGCGTCCACGGCCCCAACATCTCCGAGTACGTGATCGGGGCGCTCGTCGCCCACGAACGACAGTTCCGGCGGGCGTGGGAACAGCAAGAACGCAGCCACTGGGAGGCTTACCCCGTCCGCGAACTGCAGGGGAGTACGGCCGCCGTCGTCGGCCTCGGCGCCATCGGCGAGGCGCTGGCCGAGAAACTGGATGCCTTCGGCGTCGAGACGGTCGGCGTCCGATACACGCCGGAGAAGGATGGCCCGACCGACGAGGTAGTCGGCTTCGACGACGTACACGACGCCCTCGCCCGTGCGGACTACGTGCTCCTCGCGTGCCCGCTCACGGACACGACACGCGGGTTGATCGACGACGAGGCGCTGGCGTCGATGCGCGCCGACGGCCTCCTGGTCAACGTCGCCCGCGGCCCGGTCGTCGACACCGACGCGCTGGTGACGGCGCTTCGCGACGCGGACATCCGCGGCGCGACGCTGGACGTGACCGACCCCGAACCCCTTCCCACGGACCATCCGCTCTGGTCGTTCGAGAACGTCCGGATCACGCCCCACAACGCCGGCAACACGCCGAAATACTACGACCGCCTCGCGGACATCCTCGCGACGAACCTCCGGCGGATGGACGAGACTGGGGCGGCGACGGGGCTGGAGAATCAGGTCGTCTGA
- a CDS encoding protein translocase SEC61 complex subunit gamma: MDVKYDLASYVRVLKMASTPSWNEFSQVSKVAGAGVFLVGLLGFIIFAVMTFIPGGP, from the coding sequence ATGGACGTCAAATACGACCTCGCAAGCTACGTCCGCGTGCTCAAGATGGCGAGTACGCCGTCGTGGAACGAGTTCTCGCAGGTTTCCAAAGTCGCGGGTGCCGGTGTCTTTCTCGTGGGTCTGCTCGGATTCATCATCTTCGCCGTCATGACTTTCATCCCTGGAGGCCCGTAG
- a CDS encoding metal-dependent hydrolase, producing MNKEGHVLNAALLSIGLGVVLVPPTAFSPLAALETAEMMVRLSVPIVLGALFPDVDTAFGKHRKTLHNVFVLGVVAAYPVFFDNLQFVWIGVATHFLLDLVGSRRGIAFFYPLTSQEWGLPSGVTTSSKYANPVTVVVTLLELVVLGAFHVYVMPLGSVAGAVSALLL from the coding sequence ATGAACAAAGAAGGACACGTCCTCAACGCGGCGCTGTTGAGCATCGGTCTCGGCGTCGTGCTCGTCCCGCCGACGGCGTTCTCCCCGCTGGCGGCGCTCGAAACCGCGGAGATGATGGTCCGGCTCTCGGTCCCCATCGTCCTCGGGGCGCTTTTCCCCGACGTCGACACTGCGTTCGGCAAACACCGCAAGACGCTCCACAACGTGTTCGTCCTCGGCGTCGTCGCCGCCTACCCCGTCTTCTTCGACAACCTCCAGTTCGTCTGGATCGGCGTCGCGACGCACTTCCTCCTCGACCTGGTCGGCAGTCGCCGCGGCATCGCCTTCTTCTACCCGCTTACGAGTCAGGAGTGGGGCCTCCCATCCGGCGTCACGACCAGCAGCAAGTACGCCAACCCCGTGACGGTGGTCGTCACGCTGCTGGAACTCGTCGTTCTCGGCGCGTTCCACGTCTACGTGATGCCTCTCGGGAGCGTCGCCGGCGCGGTGAGCGCGCTGCTTCTCTAA
- a CDS encoding NAD(P)/FAD-dependent oxidoreductase, with product MEHVDVAVVGGGPAGASAAHAAAEAGASAAVFEKGVPRADREGLGPDSTDAAGILDYWVDIMDIHPDEFPDDVLLSELDRAAFVGPNESCVLRSTGIGSSYDAFGYTFHRAKFDDWLRERAEAAGADYRVGVSVKDAETDLRGDPRHTLRLASGDAVSADFLILADGPQRTVTNRVLDRFLPFPVTDHLGTTAANHIAYQEHRRLPAEIAEDLRGAITFWWGHIPGHTAYPWIFPNDDDVARIGLTMPIGLDVDAVPDRGAYPLLRPDDETVPGGSEYLRRLLEHEYGDEYDVPGDFPLVEDRGKSTGTETYPISSTRPVDSPVEAGIAVAGGAMGTTSAFHEGGDHVAVRTGAIAGELAGTGDLSGYNAAWKEATGDEILRNVTMADMVRDYRPDDWDRIFRTAREMLAETEGYGMFERKFAAGWDAMKLLLSYRWNKRRNRDLVNIHESDYVY from the coding sequence ATGGAACACGTGGACGTGGCCGTCGTCGGCGGCGGGCCGGCCGGCGCGTCGGCGGCCCACGCGGCCGCCGAAGCCGGTGCGTCCGCAGCCGTCTTCGAGAAGGGCGTCCCTCGCGCGGACCGCGAGGGCCTCGGTCCCGACTCCACCGACGCGGCGGGCATCCTCGACTACTGGGTCGACATCATGGACATCCACCCCGACGAGTTCCCCGACGATGTCCTCCTGTCGGAACTCGATCGGGCGGCGTTCGTCGGTCCGAACGAGTCCTGTGTGCTTCGAAGCACGGGTATCGGCTCCTCGTACGACGCCTTCGGCTACACCTTCCACAGAGCGAAGTTCGACGACTGGCTCCGGGAACGCGCCGAGGCCGCCGGGGCCGACTACCGCGTCGGCGTGAGCGTCAAAGACGCGGAGACCGACCTCCGCGGCGACCCGCGACACACCCTCCGGCTGGCGAGCGGCGACGCCGTGAGCGCCGACTTCCTGATCCTCGCCGACGGCCCCCAGCGAACCGTCACCAACCGCGTGTTGGACCGCTTCCTCCCGTTCCCCGTCACGGACCATCTCGGGACGACGGCGGCCAACCACATCGCGTACCAGGAACACCGTCGGCTCCCCGCCGAGATAGCCGAGGACCTCCGCGGCGCGATCACGTTCTGGTGGGGACACATCCCCGGCCACACCGCCTACCCGTGGATCTTCCCAAACGACGACGACGTGGCCCGGATCGGTCTGACGATGCCCATCGGTCTCGACGTCGACGCCGTGCCCGACCGCGGCGCCTATCCGCTGCTCCGGCCCGACGACGAGACGGTTCCGGGCGGGAGCGAGTATCTCCGACGCCTCCTCGAACACGAGTACGGCGACGAGTACGACGTTCCCGGCGACTTCCCCCTCGTCGAGGACCGCGGCAAGTCGACGGGGACCGAAACGTACCCCATCTCCTCGACCCGGCCCGTCGACTCGCCGGTCGAGGCGGGCATCGCCGTCGCGGGCGGCGCGATGGGCACCACCTCGGCGTTTCACGAGGGGGGCGACCACGTCGCCGTGCGCACGGGCGCCATCGCGGGCGAGTTGGCCGGGACCGGCGACCTCTCCGGCTACAACGCGGCCTGGAAGGAGGCCACCGGCGACGAGATTCTACGCAACGTCACGATGGCCGACATGGTTCGCGACTACCGTCCCGACGACTGGGACCGTATCTTCCGGACGGCTCGCGAGATGCTCGCCGAGACGGAAGGGTACGGCATGTTCGAGAGGAAGTTCGCGGCCGGCTGGGACGCGATGAAACTCCTCCTCAGCTATCGCTGGAACAAGCGGCGCAACCGTGACCTCGTGAACATCCACGAGTCGGATTACGTCTACTGA
- a CDS encoding glutamate--tRNA ligase: MDDELRERVERAARTHALLNAVKYDSDADVGAVMGPLMGENPDFRPHADEIPGIVGGVVAEVNDLAAAEKRAELEALAPEELEELEADDEGDDHPLPDLPNVDDGVVMRAAPNPNGPWHLGHARMPAVIGTYKQRYDGRFICRFDDTDPDTKRPDLDAYDAILDAIDYLGFEPDEVLRASDRLGTYYDHARELIDRGGAYTCSCPQGEFSDLKNAGEACPHRGKDVETTREEFEAMIDGDYSAGEMVLRVRTDITHKNPALRDWVAFRMIDRPHPRPEAADYRCWPMLDFQSGVDDHLTGVTHIIRGIDLQDSAKRQRFVYDYFDWEYPDVIHWGHVQVDEYGVRLSTSTIKELIDDDALDGWDDPRAPTLASLQRRGIRGRAIVDAMIELGTSTSNVELSMSAVYANNRDLIDDGANRYFFVRDGVEKPLHGGPEAGHPPVHPEHEARGRRNVPADDAVLVEPADVPERGARVWLKGFGCVRHTDAGFEYAGDDIAAVREEGVPVVHWTPVDGVPTRLRTMDGDVTGVAEPDFADVPVDEVVQFERVGFARVDSVADGGRVAYFAHE; encoded by the coding sequence ATGGACGACGAACTTCGCGAGCGCGTCGAGCGAGCGGCGCGGACGCACGCACTCCTCAACGCGGTGAAGTACGACAGCGACGCGGACGTGGGCGCGGTCATGGGTCCGCTGATGGGCGAGAACCCCGACTTCCGTCCCCACGCCGACGAGATTCCCGGCATCGTCGGCGGCGTCGTCGCCGAGGTGAACGACCTCGCAGCCGCCGAGAAGCGGGCCGAACTCGAAGCACTCGCGCCCGAGGAACTCGAGGAACTGGAAGCCGACGACGAGGGCGACGACCACCCGCTCCCCGACCTGCCGAACGTCGACGACGGCGTCGTCATGCGTGCCGCCCCGAACCCGAACGGCCCGTGGCACCTCGGCCACGCGCGGATGCCGGCGGTGATCGGAACGTACAAGCAGCGCTACGACGGCCGTTTTATCTGCCGGTTCGACGACACCGATCCCGACACCAAGCGTCCCGATCTCGACGCCTACGACGCCATCCTCGACGCCATCGACTACCTCGGCTTCGAACCCGACGAGGTGCTTCGGGCGAGCGACCGCCTCGGAACCTACTACGACCACGCCCGGGAACTGATCGACCGCGGCGGCGCCTACACCTGCTCCTGTCCACAGGGTGAGTTCTCCGATCTGAAGAACGCGGGCGAGGCGTGCCCGCACCGGGGGAAGGACGTGGAGACGACCCGCGAGGAGTTCGAGGCGATGATCGACGGCGACTACTCCGCCGGCGAGATGGTCCTCCGCGTCCGTACCGACATCACACACAAGAACCCCGCCCTGCGGGACTGGGTGGCGTTCCGCATGATCGACCGCCCTCACCCGCGTCCGGAGGCCGCGGACTACCGCTGTTGGCCCATGCTCGACTTCCAGTCCGGCGTCGACGACCATCTCACCGGCGTCACCCACATCATCCGTGGCATCGACCTGCAGGACTCCGCGAAACGCCAGCGGTTCGTCTACGACTACTTCGACTGGGAGTACCCCGACGTGATCCACTGGGGCCACGTCCAGGTCGACGAGTACGGCGTACGGCTCTCCACCTCGACGATCAAGGAACTGATCGACGACGACGCTCTCGACGGGTGGGACGACCCGCGGGCGCCCACCCTCGCCAGCCTGCAACGGCGCGGGATTCGGGGACGGGCCATCGTCGACGCCATGATCGAACTCGGCACCTCGACCAGCAACGTCGAACTGTCGATGAGCGCCGTCTACGCGAACAACCGCGACCTGATCGACGACGGGGCGAACCGGTACTTCTTCGTCCGGGACGGGGTGGAGAAACCCCTCCACGGCGGTCCCGAGGCCGGCCACCCGCCGGTCCATCCCGAACACGAGGCGCGAGGCCGTCGGAACGTCCCCGCCGACGATGCCGTCCTCGTCGAACCCGCGGACGTACCGGAAAGGGGCGCGCGCGTGTGGCTGAAGGGCTTCGGCTGCGTTCGACACACCGACGCGGGGTTCGAGTACGCCGGCGACGACATCGCCGCCGTCCGCGAGGAGGGCGTCCCGGTCGTCCACTGGACGCCCGTCGACGGCGTGCCGACCCGACTGCGGACGATGGACGGCGACGTGACGGGCGTCGCGGAACCCGACTTCGCCGACGTGCCCGTCGACGAGGTGGTGCAGTTCGAGCGGGTGGGGTTCGCGCGGGTGGATAGCGTGGCGGACGGCGGGCGCGTAGCGTACTTCGCTCACGAGTAG
- a CDS encoding fumarylacetoacetate hydrolase family protein yields MKRARIAVDGEIHAGEYRDGVVETDDGEFVVGEDGTLAPPCEPSALYCTGRNFAATLDQMEYDVPDQPAFFIKPPAAVVAHEEPIPYPTFSDEVTYAGELCAVIDERCHRLDPAEVPDVIRGYTVMNDVDALDQPGRTARKAFDGSGPLGPWIETDLDPHGIDMYTDIDGERRQEANTELMLFDPYDIVAFLSERFTFRPGDVIAFGSPANPGVIEPGDTVEITYEGVGTLRNDVAPPGA; encoded by the coding sequence ATGAAACGCGCACGCATCGCGGTCGACGGCGAGATTCACGCCGGCGAGTACCGGGACGGCGTCGTCGAGACCGACGACGGCGAGTTCGTCGTCGGCGAGGACGGGACGCTCGCGCCACCGTGTGAGCCGTCGGCGCTCTACTGTACCGGCCGCAACTTCGCGGCGACGCTCGATCAGATGGAGTACGACGTGCCGGACCAGCCGGCCTTCTTCATCAAGCCGCCCGCCGCCGTCGTCGCCCACGAGGAGCCGATCCCCTACCCCACCTTCTCCGACGAGGTGACGTACGCCGGCGAACTCTGTGCCGTGATCGACGAGCGGTGTCACCGCCTCGACCCCGCGGAGGTGCCCGACGTGATCCGCGGCTACACCGTCATGAACGACGTGGACGCCCTCGATCAGCCCGGCCGCACGGCTCGGAAGGCCTTCGACGGGTCCGGCCCCCTCGGCCCGTGGATCGAGACCGACCTCGACCCCCACGGCATCGACATGTACACCGACATCGACGGCGAGCGCCGCCAGGAGGCAAACACCGAACTCATGCTGTTCGACCCCTACGACATCGTAGCCTTCCTCTCCGAGCGGTTCACCTTCCGCCCCGGCGACGTGATCGCGTTCGGCAGTCCGGCCAACCCCGGCGTGATCGAACCCGGTGACACGGTCGAGATCACCTACGAGGGCGTCGGGACGCTGCGAAACGACGTGGCGCCGCCCGGGGCGTAG
- a CDS encoding VOC family protein, whose protein sequence is MANPTPTPGIHHVTCIAGDPQRNLEFWIETLGLRLVKRSINQDDPGTYHFFFADAEGTPGTSMTVFPWPDLPQGTVGSGQVARTAFRVPEGSLDYWEGRFDEYGVSYGNRIERFGETVLPFTDPDGLPVELVELTIPDDDPTVPWTEFVPEDAAIRGFHSVTLWIADPQPTMELLETMGLERVGTEQSPDDTPGDERTRFAAGGSVGKYVDVLPTIEGGQRGHGTVHHVAFQTPTDEDQASMRSAARSRGLAPTEQIDRHWFRSVYFREHGGVLFELATDDPGYASDEPLDDLGGRLVLPGTFEDRREEIEAGLPNVTVPEAATADADD, encoded by the coding sequence ATGGCAAATCCGACGCCCACGCCGGGCATCCACCACGTCACCTGCATCGCCGGCGACCCCCAGCGCAACCTCGAGTTCTGGATCGAGACGCTCGGGCTGCGGCTCGTCAAACGCTCCATCAATCAGGACGACCCGGGCACCTACCACTTCTTTTTCGCGGACGCGGAGGGGACACCCGGGACGAGCATGACCGTCTTCCCGTGGCCGGACCTCCCGCAGGGAACGGTCGGGAGCGGGCAGGTCGCCCGGACTGCCTTCCGGGTCCCCGAGGGAAGCCTGGACTACTGGGAGGGCCGCTTCGACGAGTACGGCGTCTCCTACGGGAACCGGATCGAACGGTTCGGCGAGACGGTGCTCCCCTTCACCGATCCCGACGGGCTCCCGGTCGAACTCGTCGAACTCACGATTCCGGATGACGACCCCACGGTCCCGTGGACCGAGTTCGTCCCCGAGGACGCCGCCATCCGCGGGTTCCACTCCGTGACCCTCTGGATCGCGGACCCACAGCCGACGATGGAGCTGTTGGAAACGATGGGACTGGAGCGGGTCGGCACCGAGCAGTCGCCGGACGACACGCCCGGCGACGAGCGCACCCGCTTCGCCGCCGGCGGTTCGGTGGGCAAATACGTCGACGTGCTCCCGACTATCGAGGGCGGACAACGGGGTCACGGGACGGTTCACCACGTCGCCTTCCAGACGCCGACCGACGAGGATCAGGCGTCGATGCGGAGCGCCGCCCGGTCGCGCGGGCTGGCCCCGACCGAGCAGATCGACCGCCACTGGTTCCGTTCGGTCTACTTCCGGGAACACGGCGGCGTCCTGTTCGAACTCGCTACCGACGACCCGGGTTACGCCAGCGACGAACCGCTCGACGACCTTGGCGGTCGACTCGTCCTCCCCGGGACCTTCGAGGACCGCCGCGAGGAAATCGAAGCCGGACTGCCGAACGTGACGGTCCCGGAGGCCGCGACGGCCGACGCGGACGACTGA
- a CDS encoding PHP-associated domain-containing protein produces MHVKTLNERVVSRARARGIDALVYAPHFTRLPDIRARADRFSGDGVLVVPAREVFTGPWYDRRHLLAVGLSDPVPDFIEFRAALEEFDRQDAAVLVPHPEMLNVSCSRGDVAANSGAVDAVETYNAKCLPHQNRVARAVARETGLPGFGSSYAHLRRTVGEAWTAFEGAIDDESDLVSALRTGAPRRVVHRGGVGHRLRGLAEFAHLGYENSWGKLDRLFLSGTEPTHPSNVAYGSRFDDVVAYGSA; encoded by the coding sequence ATGCACGTGAAGACCCTCAACGAGCGCGTCGTCTCGCGGGCGAGGGCCCGCGGCATCGACGCGCTGGTGTACGCCCCGCATTTTACGCGACTGCCCGACATCCGCGCCCGGGCTGACCGCTTCTCCGGCGACGGCGTACTCGTCGTGCCCGCTCGCGAGGTGTTTACCGGGCCGTGGTACGACCGTCGACACCTCCTCGCCGTCGGGCTCTCCGACCCCGTGCCGGACTTCATCGAGTTCCGTGCCGCGCTCGAGGAGTTCGACCGTCAGGACGCGGCGGTGCTCGTCCCCCACCCCGAGATGCTGAACGTCAGTTGCTCGCGCGGCGACGTGGCCGCCAACAGTGGCGCCGTCGACGCCGTCGAGACGTACAACGCGAAGTGTCTCCCCCACCAGAACCGCGTAGCACGGGCCGTCGCTCGCGAGACGGGGCTGCCCGGATTCGGCTCGTCGTACGCCCACCTCCGACGGACCGTCGGGGAGGCGTGGACGGCCTTCGAGGGCGCCATCGACGACGAGTCCGACCTCGTCTCCGCGCTCCGCACCGGCGCCCCACGGCGGGTGGTCCACCGGGGCGGCGTCGGCCACCGACTCCGGGGCCTCGCCGAGTTCGCCCACCTCGGCTACGAGAACTCGTGGGGGAAACTCGACCGCCTCTTCCTCTCGGGGACCGAGCCGACGCACCCGAGTAACGTCGCCTACGGCAGCCGGTTCGACGACGTGGTCGCGTACGGGTCGGCGTGA